In Apteryx mantelli isolate bAptMan1 chromosome 18, bAptMan1.hap1, whole genome shotgun sequence, a single window of DNA contains:
- the RPN2 gene encoding dolichyl-diphosphooligosaccharide--protein glycosyltransferase subunit 2 isoform X1 — protein MAAPGPRLRLAVAAALLLLAGAQALAPSHRLTGRDLARLRAALERPFADLQAAFHSIVGLSNLGVRVADEKAACNFIKSNVDSSSVDSLFYAAQSIQVLSGCEVTVSNETRELLLGAVSEDSSVTQIFHAVGALSGFGLPLASQEALSALTARLSKEESVLATIQALETASYLSQQADLSGIVEEIEDLVARLDDLGGVYLQFEEGIETTALFVAATYKLSDHVGTEPAVKEDQIIQLMNAIFSKKNFETLSEAFSVACAAGSLSRNRYHLPVIIVPDGPAAVSHHQPVLRLQVTNVMSQPLTQASVKLDYAKSASTKATVLQQTAFALSGDTFELNFMNVKPASGYYDFSISVDGDKRFISNKVELKVKVSTEVGITNVDLSTVDKDQSIAPKTTRVVYPAKAKGSFTADSHQNFALSFQLIDVNSGAELIPHQTFVRLHNQKTGQEVVFVAEPDSKNVYKFELDTSERKTEFDSASGTYTLYLIVGDATLENPILWNVADVVIKFPEEDAPSTVQSKNLFVPKPEIQHLFREPEKRPPTVVSNTFTALILSPLLLLLILWIKIGANISNFSFAPSTIIFHMGHAAMLGLMYVYWTQLNMFQTLKYLAILGGVTFLAGNRMLAQKAVKRIAAEQSSRLAKYRTLR, from the exons ATGGCGGCGCCGG GCCCGCGGCTGCgcctggcggtggcggcggccctgctgctcctggccggCGCCCAGGCCCTGGCGCCCAGCCACCGCCTCACCGGCCGCGACCTGGCACGGCTGCGGGCGGCGCTGGAGCGGCCCTTCGCCGACCTGCAGGCCGCCTTCCACTCCATCGTGGGCCTCAGCAATCTGGGCGTACGGGTGGCCGACGAGAAG GCTGCTTGCAATTTCATCAAATCTAATGTAGACTCCAGCAGCGTTGATTCCCTTTTCTATGCTGCACAGTCCATCCAGGTCCTGTCTGGATGTGAG GTTACCGTTTCAAATGAGACAAGGGAGTTGCTTCTTGGAGCTGTCAGTGAGGATTCTTCAGTCACCCAGATCTTCCATGCTGTTGGGGCCCTGAGTGGCTTTGGCCTTCCTTTGGCATCTCAGGAAGCACTTAGTGCTCTTACTGCTCGTCTTAGCAAAGAAGAAAGCGTGCTGGC AACCATCCAGGCTTTGGAGACAGCATCTTATTTGTCCCAGCAGGCAGATCTAAGTGGCATTGTTGAAGAGATAGAG GATCTTGTTGCTCGCCTGGATGACCTGGGTGGAGTTTATCTGCAATTTGAAGAAGGAATTGAGACTACTGCACTATTTGTTGCTGCCACCTATAAGCTGTCGGACCATGTGGGTACTGAGCCAGCAGTGAAGGAG gatCAAATTATCCAGTTGATGAATGCAATTTTTAGCAAGAAGAATTTTGAGACGCTCTCGGAGGCCTTCAGCGTTGCTTGTGCTGCAGGTTCTCTATCCCGGAACCGCTACCACTTGCCTGTCATTATTGTCCCTGATGGGCCTGCAGCTGTGTCTCACCATCAGCCTGTACTCAGG CTACAAGTGACCAACGTTATGTCTCAGCCACTGACTCAAGCTTCTGTGAAGCTAGACTATGCCAAGTCTGCATCTACCAAAGCCACTGTCCTTCAACAGACAGCATTTGCTCTGTCAGG AGACACCTTTGAgctgaacttcatgaatgtcAAACCTGCAAGTGGATATTATGACTTCTCCATCAGTGTTGATGGAGATAAACGATTTATTTCTAACAAAGTTGAG TTGAAAGTAAAAGTTTCCACAGAAGTTGGCATTACAAATGTAGATCTTTCTACCGTGGATAAAGATCAGAGCATTGCACCAAAAACAACCAG GGTGGTTTATCCAGCCAAAGCCAAGGGCTCATTCACTGCTGACAGCCATCAGAATTTTGCTTTGTCCTTCCAGCTGATAGATGTGAACAGTGGAGCTGAACTCATCCCTCACCAG ACCTTTGTCCGGCTTCACAACCAAAAGACTGGCCAAGAGGTTGTGTTTGTTGCAGAACCAGATAGCAAGAACGTATACAAGTTTGAACTGGACACTTCTGAGCGAAAGACCGAGTTTGACTCTGCCTCTGGTACCTATACTCTTTACCTGATCGTTGGAGATGCCACTCTGGAAAATCCAATCCTGTGGAATGTG GCTGATGTTGTTATCAAATTTCCGGAAGAGGATGCTCCATCCACAGTCCAGTCCAAGAACCTCTTTGTTCCCAAACCTGAAATCCAG caCCTGTTCAGGGAACCTGAGAAGAGGCCTCCTACTGTGGTATCTAACACATTCACAGCACTGATTCTCTCCCCCTTGCTTTTGCTGctcattctg tgGATAAAGATTGGTGCCAATATCTCCAACTTCAGCTTTGCTCCCAGCACCATCATTTTTCACATGGGACATGCTG CAATGTTGGGACTCATGTATGTCTACTGGACTCAGCTCAACATGTTCCAGACTCTGAAGTACTTGGCCATTCTGGGTGGTGTCACATTCCTGGCAGGCAACAGGATGCTGGCCCAGAAAGCAGTAAAACG GAtcgctgcagagcagagcagtaggTTGGCAAAGTATAGGACGCTGCGGTAA
- the RPN2 gene encoding dolichyl-diphosphooligosaccharide--protein glycosyltransferase subunit 2 isoform X2 → MAAPGPRLRLAVAAALLLLAGAQALAPSHRLTGRDLARLRAALERPFADLQAAFHSIVGLSNLGVRVADEKAACNFIKSNVDSSSVDSLFYAAQSIQVLSGCEVTVSNETRELLLGAVSEDSSVTQIFHAVGALSGFGLPLASQEALSALTARLSKEESVLATIQALETASYLSQQADLSGIVEEIEDLVARLDDLGGVYLQFEEGIETTALFVAATYKLSDHVGTEPAVKEDQIIQLMNAIFSKKNFETLSEAFSVACAAGSLSRNRYHLPVIIVPDGPAAVSHHQPVLRLQVTNVMSQPLTQASVKLDYAKSASTKATVLQQTAFALSGDTFELNFMNVKPASGYYDFSISVDGDKRFISNKVELKVKVSTEVGITNVDLSTVDKDQSIAPKTTRVVYPAKAKGSFTADSHQNFALSFQLIDVNSGAELIPHQTFVRLHNQKTGQEVVFVAEPDSKNVYKFELDTSERKTEFDSASGTYTLYLIVGDATLENPILWNVADVVIKFPEEDAPSTVQSKNLFVPKPEIQHLFREPEKRPPTVVSNTFTALILSPLLLLLILWIKIGANISNFSFAPSTIIFHMGHAAMLGLMYVYWTQLNMFQTLKYLAILGGVTFLAGNRMLAQKAVKRTH, encoded by the exons ATGGCGGCGCCGG GCCCGCGGCTGCgcctggcggtggcggcggccctgctgctcctggccggCGCCCAGGCCCTGGCGCCCAGCCACCGCCTCACCGGCCGCGACCTGGCACGGCTGCGGGCGGCGCTGGAGCGGCCCTTCGCCGACCTGCAGGCCGCCTTCCACTCCATCGTGGGCCTCAGCAATCTGGGCGTACGGGTGGCCGACGAGAAG GCTGCTTGCAATTTCATCAAATCTAATGTAGACTCCAGCAGCGTTGATTCCCTTTTCTATGCTGCACAGTCCATCCAGGTCCTGTCTGGATGTGAG GTTACCGTTTCAAATGAGACAAGGGAGTTGCTTCTTGGAGCTGTCAGTGAGGATTCTTCAGTCACCCAGATCTTCCATGCTGTTGGGGCCCTGAGTGGCTTTGGCCTTCCTTTGGCATCTCAGGAAGCACTTAGTGCTCTTACTGCTCGTCTTAGCAAAGAAGAAAGCGTGCTGGC AACCATCCAGGCTTTGGAGACAGCATCTTATTTGTCCCAGCAGGCAGATCTAAGTGGCATTGTTGAAGAGATAGAG GATCTTGTTGCTCGCCTGGATGACCTGGGTGGAGTTTATCTGCAATTTGAAGAAGGAATTGAGACTACTGCACTATTTGTTGCTGCCACCTATAAGCTGTCGGACCATGTGGGTACTGAGCCAGCAGTGAAGGAG gatCAAATTATCCAGTTGATGAATGCAATTTTTAGCAAGAAGAATTTTGAGACGCTCTCGGAGGCCTTCAGCGTTGCTTGTGCTGCAGGTTCTCTATCCCGGAACCGCTACCACTTGCCTGTCATTATTGTCCCTGATGGGCCTGCAGCTGTGTCTCACCATCAGCCTGTACTCAGG CTACAAGTGACCAACGTTATGTCTCAGCCACTGACTCAAGCTTCTGTGAAGCTAGACTATGCCAAGTCTGCATCTACCAAAGCCACTGTCCTTCAACAGACAGCATTTGCTCTGTCAGG AGACACCTTTGAgctgaacttcatgaatgtcAAACCTGCAAGTGGATATTATGACTTCTCCATCAGTGTTGATGGAGATAAACGATTTATTTCTAACAAAGTTGAG TTGAAAGTAAAAGTTTCCACAGAAGTTGGCATTACAAATGTAGATCTTTCTACCGTGGATAAAGATCAGAGCATTGCACCAAAAACAACCAG GGTGGTTTATCCAGCCAAAGCCAAGGGCTCATTCACTGCTGACAGCCATCAGAATTTTGCTTTGTCCTTCCAGCTGATAGATGTGAACAGTGGAGCTGAACTCATCCCTCACCAG ACCTTTGTCCGGCTTCACAACCAAAAGACTGGCCAAGAGGTTGTGTTTGTTGCAGAACCAGATAGCAAGAACGTATACAAGTTTGAACTGGACACTTCTGAGCGAAAGACCGAGTTTGACTCTGCCTCTGGTACCTATACTCTTTACCTGATCGTTGGAGATGCCACTCTGGAAAATCCAATCCTGTGGAATGTG GCTGATGTTGTTATCAAATTTCCGGAAGAGGATGCTCCATCCACAGTCCAGTCCAAGAACCTCTTTGTTCCCAAACCTGAAATCCAG caCCTGTTCAGGGAACCTGAGAAGAGGCCTCCTACTGTGGTATCTAACACATTCACAGCACTGATTCTCTCCCCCTTGCTTTTGCTGctcattctg tgGATAAAGATTGGTGCCAATATCTCCAACTTCAGCTTTGCTCCCAGCACCATCATTTTTCACATGGGACATGCTG CAATGTTGGGACTCATGTATGTCTACTGGACTCAGCTCAACATGTTCCAGACTCTGAAGTACTTGGCCATTCTGGGTGGTGTCACATTCCTGGCAGGCAACAGGATGCTGGCCCAGAAAGCAGTAAAACG